A stretch of the Nitrospirota bacterium genome encodes the following:
- a CDS encoding phosphatidylserine decarboxylase, which produces MADRAIGVPFAKEGIPFIVVPAGVTLLTAWLGWPVVAFLGGIATLFSAWFFRNPARVIPQGPNLIVAPGDGKVIAIEEEFEPRYLKECSVRLTIFLNVFDVHINRMPCDGVIEGVQYQPGLFLVASKPEATLRN; this is translated from the coding sequence ATGGCGGATCGTGCGATCGGTGTTCCCTTTGCCAAAGAAGGAATTCCCTTCATTGTAGTTCCTGCCGGCGTTACACTCTTGACAGCATGGCTGGGGTGGCCGGTCGTTGCGTTTCTTGGTGGGATTGCAACACTGTTCTCTGCCTGGTTCTTTCGCAACCCGGCCCGAGTGATTCCACAAGGTCCCAATCTGATTGTTGCGCCCGGCGATGGCAAGGTGATCGCCATCGAGGAAGAGTTTGAGCCTCGCTACCTGAAAGAGTGTAGTGTCAGGCTCACGATCTTTTTGAATGTCTTCGATGTCCACATCAATCGTATGCCTTGTGATGGTGTCATCGAAGGTGTTCAGTATCAGCCGGGGCTGTTTTTGGTTGCGAGCAAGCCGGAGGCGACGCTGAGGAACG